In Stigmatopora argus isolate UIUO_Sarg chromosome 10, RoL_Sarg_1.0, whole genome shotgun sequence, the following proteins share a genomic window:
- the LOC144083502 gene encoding mitochondrial intermediate peptidase-like: MSGSKRLLHCLKHKGLWTYFRKNVTTWSPVGAAFNSKPNIKPLIYEKSVGLFGVPELSSPAGFQVATQTALKNTQLLVEKVCSSPPGVETVTAFDQLSDGLCRVADLADFVKVAHPEPIYREAAEKTCMDIGTVVEKLNTNVELCKSLKKLMDNPDLVAQLDADTRRVAELFMFDFEISGIHLDEKLRKEAVALHVKLLDLNNEFLVGSHMPNRIARSAIPEHLQLHFASSGSFLEVGGLHADSPDDLVREIAYRIYLYPNADLMDCLEELLRCRHKLATLVGYESYGHRALKGTMATTPETVMRFLQLLTDKLSDRTAKDFKMMSDMKKKLNPRNSELMPWDHSFLSGVLRAERYNIEPSLYSPYFSLGACMDGLNILFSRLYGVSLMSEHPSAGEVWNDDVRKLAVVHETEGLLGYIYCDFFQRKDKPHQDCHFTIRGGRWCQETSTYQLPVVVLMLSLPHPTRSAPTLLSPGMMENLFHEMGHAMHSMLGRTRYQHVTGTRCATDFAEVPSILMEYFAADYRVVSQFARHYETGQPLPESMVTRLCESKKVCGAADTQLQIFYAALDQIYHSEPQNHTTTEILQKMQQKFYGLPYTPNTAWQLRFSHLIGYGAKYYSYLMSRAVASMVWKQCFLQDPLNRDMGERYRREMLAHGGAKEPMLMVEGMLHRRPTIEDFVEALVSELQPNFETFIMDSES; this comes from the exons ATGTCGGGGAGTAAGCGTCTTCTCCACTGTTTAAAGCACAAAGGTCTGTGGACGTATTTTCGCAAGAATGTCACAACATGGTCACCTGTTGGGGCAGCTTTCAATAGCAAACCCAACATCAAACCTCTaatctatgaaaaaagtgtg GGTTTGTTTGGGGTGCCAGAGCTGAGCTCACCTGCTGGATTCCAGGTGGCCACACAGACAGCTTTAAAGAACACACAGTTGCTGGTTGAAAAAGTTTGTTCCTCTCCTCCAGGGGTTGAGACAGTCACAGCTTTTGATCAGCTCTCAGATGGCCTTTGCAGAGTGGCAGACTTG GCGGATTTTGTTAAAGTGGCACATCCAGAACCTATATACCGCGAGGCAGCCGAGAAAACCTGCATGGACATAGGTACCGTCGTCGAGAA ATTGAACACCAATGTGGAGCTATGCAAGAGTTTAAAAAAGTTGATGGACAACCCAGACCTTGTGGCTCAGCTGGATGCAGACACAAG GAGAGTCGCGGAGTTATTCATGTTTGACTTTGAAATCAGCGGCATTCATCTGGATGAGAAACTT AGGAAAGAAGCGGTTGCTCTTCATGTGAAGCTTTTGGATTTAAACAATGAATTTCTGGTTGGCTCTCACATGCCTAACAGAATCGCCAGATCTGCTATTCCTGAGCATCTTCAATTGCACTTTGCCAGCTCAGGAAGTTTCTTGGAAGTTGGAGGATTGCACGCAGACTCACCGGATGATTTG GTACGTGAAATAGCCTACAGGATTTACCTGTATCCTAACGCTGATCTGATGGACTGTCTGGAGGAGCTTCTGAGATGCAGACACAAGTTGGCCACACTGGTGGGATACGAGTCCTATGGCCACAGAGCATTAAAGGGAACAATGGCAACAACACCAG aAACGGTGATGAGGTTTCTTCAGTTGTTAACAGACAAGCTGTCAGACAG AACAGCAAAGGACTTCAAGATGATGAGCGACATGAAGAAAAAACTCAATCCTCGGAATTCT GAGCTTATGCCGTGGGATCACTCTTTCCTCAGCGGAGTTTTACGTGCTGAAAG GTACAACATAGAGCCCAGTCTATACAGTCCCTACTTTTCTTTGGGGGCCTGCATGGACGGCTTGAATATCCTCTTCTCTCGGCTCTATGGTGTCTCCCTCATGTCTGAGCACCCAAGTGCTGGGGAGGTGTGGAACGATGACGTGCGCAAATTG GCTGTCGTTCATGAAACAGAGGGATTACTTGGCTATATCTACTGTGACTTTTTCCAACGGAAAGACAAACCTCATCAG GACTGCCATTTCACCATCCGTGGTGGTCGGTGGTGCCAGGAAACAAGTACATATCAGCTACCTGTTGTAGTTTTAATGCTTAGCCTGCCCCATCCCACTAGAAGTGCACCAACCCTTCTCTCCCCTGGCATGATGGAGAAtctcttccacgagatgggccACGCCATGCATTCAATGCTGGGACGCACTCGTTACCAGCATGTTACTG GAACTAGATGTGCAACAGATTTTGCAGAAGTGCCCTCAATACTCATGGAGTACTTTGCCGCCGACTATCGAGTTGTCAGCCAATTTGCACGTCATTATGAAACTGGACAG CCTCTGCCTGAAAGCATGGTGACCCGCCTATGCGAATCCAAGAAGGTGTGCGGTGCTGCAGACACCCAACTTCAG ATTTTCTATGCTGCTTTGGACCAGATCTACCACAGCGAACCCCAAAATCACACAACCACTGAAATCCTTCAGAAGATGCAGCAAAAGTTCTACGGCTTGCCTTATACACCGAATACA GCATGGCAGCTGAGATTTAGCCATCTTATTGGTTATGGGGCTAAATACTATTCTTACCTCATGTCTCGAGCTGTGGCCTCCATGGTGTGGAAGCAGTGCTTCCTTCAGGATCCTTTAAATAG GGACATGGGTGAGCGTTACCGCCGAGAGATGCTAGCTCATGGAGGAGCCAAAGAGCCTATGTTGATGGTAGAAG GTATGCTTCATAGGCGACCCACCATAGAGGACTTTGTGGAGGCACTAGTGTCAGAGCTACAGCCAAACTTTGAAACATTCATCATGGACTCTGAGAGTTGA